The Lutra lutra chromosome 1, mLutLut1.2, whole genome shotgun sequence genomic sequence GAGTCACCGAGCAGTGGCTGCAGGAACTGGCCGCAGGCCGAGTTTCCGACGGTGCTGGCTTCTAAGTTACACCTAGGAGTTCCTTGGCTTCTCCCTTTTCGCCGAGGAGGTGGACCTCGGCCTTTTATTTTCAAGCTGAATACTGACCCTGTAACGGGATGGGTCGAGATGGAGGAAAAGAATGCCTTTGCCTGCCCCCTTGTTTAAACTGCGGGGTCTAGGGTTAGGGTTTGACTGCCTTTAAAGTGTCTGCTTTTTCTGAGTTAGGCTGTTGCTAGCTAACCTCATGACAGATATTTAGGTAGCTTAATAGGCTAGTGTGACTTTTCCTGTATTTTGTTACGATGCGAACTCAGGTTACAGCTATGTTCATTCTGTATCCTCCACCCCCGTAAATTTGGGCCTTGTGCATGAGGGGAAAGAAGCTTCTCTCCAGGCCCCCACCCCCCCTTTGTCGCAACAAGGCAAGTAACTTAACACGTGCGAGGTGATCATAATACCTTTTTAGAACGTTTTAAGTATTACTCTCTATTCTGACTCCCTCAAATCTTATACCTGAAATTTAGTTTGAGAAAATATCGAAGATTAATAGCATATGAAGGCAGTTATTAGGACGTTACTAACATGACGTTTAATGTGAATTCCCTtgggaacaaaaacagaaaaacgtAACGTTCAGTTACTTAATTAAACAGCAATTTAAACCGTATAGTACTATCTCATTAGGgttggttttttcccccctcaaaaatCATCTGGGGATTATTGAGTGAAATGATAAAAAACTAATAGTTTGAGGAAAACCAAAGATCTGTAATctaaagaaagaatcttaactGGCTTTCAGACTATCTTTTAACTTTGTAGAATAGCTTTTTAAGTGTCTTGAGAGTATTGAAGATGTGTTTAATGTGTTACCAAAATGTACTTTAAGTGTCAGCATAACTGGACTGTGTAATTTATCCATCACCCTTTCAGTTAGGGGTAATTAACTCTAGTATGAATGTTGATGTTTCTATTGTAGCATGTTTTTCTATGCAGGGTGGTAGTATAAAGTTAACTTGGATGATATCGAAAATTATGGTATCCTTGGTGGTGATTTAAAATAAGTAGTCCCTTCATAACTTTGTCGTAATATGCCTTCAATGTGCCTGCCTTAAGACGATAGTGCTGTTGCATATAAAGCGATTTTGAATGTCAGATAAAAACATGTAATactggcgcacctgggtggctcagtgggttaagccgctgccttcggctcaggtcatgatctcagggtcctgggatcgagtcccgcatcgggccctctgctcggcagggagtctgcttccctctctctctctctctctctctgcctgcctctctgtctacttgtgatctctctctgtcaaataaataagtagaatcttaaaaaaaaaaaaacatgtaatacTACTGTGGATTTGCTGAATTGCTAGTTTTGTGACAAGTTGGCACTATTTTGAAACACTCTCAAGTTTTTCTTAGGGTCTTACTGAGCTGATTTTTAGCTCCTGTTGAACAGTCCAGTAAGTTGGGAGTGTAGCTTTTTGTAAGTAGTTATGAATGAATTTATGTAAGAGAAGCTATGTACTTGAACTTGTTCTCACCTTAAAGTGGAGGATAATGCTAAAGATAAGGCTTTGGGCagatttttattctctcttcagCTACATTTTTGTGGCTCATTGAAACAGAGATCTTAGAAAACTGTCCATATCAAAATCATGACCATCTTGTGCTATTTTAAGCTATCTGAGAAGGACTTTAATGAAAGTGACATTATCCCAGCCACTAGGAGGGTCTTGAATATGTTCTCATTTAAGCCGAATACAAATGGATCATGAAAGATATATCCTTATGGACTTAAACTTTCTtattaggtacttttttttttttttttaaagtaaggtaaCTTTGTCCTCCAAGGGCCACCTTTCCTCTCCTGCTactcagtggaaaagaaaaaaaaaaatgctagtacCATGTGTCATTTGATTTCACATTAACTACACACTTTGTTAGCTCAGAGTGAATGCAAACTAGATAAAAAtcccttttattaaaatattccttgATGAAGATCtagtacatttatataattttatgcatGTTTTGCTATAAATTGTGattctcttatttttagaaaactgatcacgtatttattcattctttaaaatataagccATGTTGCCAAGAATTTTCACATTGCTAATCCATGGtcatctaaaaattttatttttcgtGGTCCAAAATACAAAGATCCcattaaataaattgaagacaACAGTTCTTGATTAAAAGCCCCAAATGCTAAAGTGTAGTACATGTTGTATTTAAGGAAAAacactttgggggcacctaggtggcttagtagttaagcgtctgccttcggcccagctcatgatcccagggttctgagatggagccccacatcaggctccctgcttggcgggaagcctgcttctccctctcccactaccccctgcttgtgttccctctctcactgtctctctctctctgtcaagtaaataaataaagtcttaaaaaaaaaataaaaacactctaaTGTACCTAGAAATTAAGGCTCATATTTAGTGATTTATTTCAAAGTTCACATTAGGTTGAAATAACTTTCTGATGAACTCTATATAGACTTGTAGAATCTGTAATAACAGTCACATTGATGATAACGTAGATTTGGGTGTCAcacttttccattttcattgcttactccatttgctttatttcctaagtattttgtgtattttattacatAATTGTTAGAGGAGGATTacctaaagataaaataaaagctccAATCCATCTGACACATTGAACCATTTAAGGCTAAGTAATGAGTACTAATAGTACACCCACCTTCTTCCTTCACTCCTTTTCCCCTCATCTCTTCTCTGAAGTGTGGATATTTTCAAAGCTGTTGTGTGTTTacagtggctttaaaaaaaaaaaaaaaaaggaaaaccccaACAAACTTCTTTAGAGTTGAACATAGCCGGTTATTTACTACGTCCAGAAATAATTTGCTGGATCTGGAATCAgtcatgtttatttattattattttttaagattttattcatttgtcagagagagcgcacaagcaggagaaggggcaggcagagggagaagcagactccccactgagcaaggagccccatgcaagattcaattccaggacctaggatcatgatctgagccgcagggagacatttaactgactgagccacccaggcatccctggaattaGTCATGTTTAGAAATAAGCTGTTAGACATAGTATATTCCATTTCCAGAACGGACCTGAGATGTGGGTGGTCTTAATAGATTACCTCTTAAGGTGACAAGAAAGCAGTGTGAATAAAATTGAATTGCTTCCAGTTGATTAATTAGTGGTAGTTTTCCCAACTCCCCTGTTCATGCTGCCTTTTCTACAGCAGTGTCTatagaaattttctctttaacattGTGTGATTGGGCAGATAGTATTGTGTTCCATATATTATCACATACTAACTCAGCCAGTTGTCACTCTTAATGGTATTAATATTATAATGAGATTAATGTTCTTcactttgtttattatttatgctTTAGTTTTTCTAGAGTCTTTGTTCCAGAATTATTTTCTGGGTAAAAGGAGACCTAGAATTAAGAaaagatagttttgtttttttttttaaagaactggaaaTCTTGACTAATTATGTGTAGCTCTTAGGTCACAGTTCAGAGAACAGAGTATACTGCAGTCAAGACTGAATGTTCTTTATGCtatttgttttgatgtttttcaGAGTTTGTGTTTGCACAAAACTTGTTCCTTAGTGTATAGATTGTTTCTTTATGTAAATGCAGTACATTTTCTATATGTTTTTATGCGTTCCCATATATAGAGACTGCATTTTCAATTTTAGTCAGTCACAAAGAAATAGTTATCATTGTTTAGGTTCTACAGTAAAACTCATACTTGATTAAAACTGTGAATATAAtgcagaataaaatttaaaataatgcttttagTTCTGAACTTGGGCTTTGAAAACACTAATGTTGGCataagacagtctttttttttttttaagaaattctaaattaacttttttaaagatgttatttgtttatttgagagagagaccatgggtggggagtcagagggagagggagaagcagactccccactgagcagggagcccaatgcgactagatcccaggaccctgagatcatgacctgagcttaaggcaaacacttaacctactgagccttcCCGGTGCCCCTAGAATTTCTAAATTGATTTCTGTATTTCAGCTATTAAATATTGATCTTACATCCTTCAAGTGCTTTTGTGATTgcatatttaaataagtaaatggcaCTTCCAGCAACCATTCCAGTGCTGTCTTTGTCTCCTAAGGAAATCCCAAAACATCTAATCCTGCTTAATTCCTCCCCTGCATTTTATTACAGCTTTCACCCCCTTCCAAAGGGAATAAAGAGTTCTGTTATCTTTCCTCTAAACAAAATCAGATGTTCTGTTCAAAGTGCTTATTAATCTAGAGACCTcatcatttcaaaattatatagaTTGAGAGCTGCCACTTCCTGGATCTTTTAATCTGTTACTTGTCCATCTATTTCTGTTTGATTTTGCACTTTCCCCCCCATTCTAGTTGTTTGTCCCTTAACTGTTGTTAGGGCTATTGCTTAGAGCCTCTTCTCTTTATAAATAAACTGTTTAGTGTAGCAGAAAACATTCTGTAGGGCGAattggggaaagaaaataaaatttttagtcaACCATATTTGTCTTACCATTCAGTATGTTCTTAAATAGCTTTCTAGTGTAAAAGACCAAAGATACTCAAGATGCTAACTTATTTTGTCACTGATTAATACAAATACAAGCAAAATCACCGAAAGCCATCTTGTATTCCAAATTTACATATGTATGgctttatttgaaattttaatgagctcatctttctttcttgagaaaaagTAGTGTGTAAACCTAAACATGATTGTTAAAATAGGTGATAATTAAGGTTTCAGAGTAGAATTAAATCACATAAGAGGGAATGACTTGATGTcttccttcagtttccttttcaacTCTAAAAATTGTGTGAGAGGTACGTGAGGAGCACATCACTCAAGAAACTTACTCCAGGCTGTATTAACATTGTAGTTCTGGTAATAAGCCATTTATTACTAGGTGTTTTGTATAACTAGTAGTACATAATTGAAAAATGTCAGAATTTATTGATCAAATGTATTATTCTGTGATGTGACCAGTTGCTCACAACCTAGTTTGTGTAGAAGAACTTACAGACCttaatttctaaaaagcaaaatcCCACAAATGATTaattatataacttttataataGTGTTTAGTTGAAGGGTCTTAGATTTTGTGAactctgtttttataattttaaattgctcTGTATTTTATGCTAGTTAATTCATGGGAGCCTCTTCTACTGCCACACAATCTCAGTTCCTGCTGTATACTCTAACAAACAGTGGAAGAGACTGTTGGGTCAGTAGGTGACAACTGCAGAGGTATCTTCCTTATAACGATGATTTTTGAGGTTGCTGCTCCCATCAATCTGCTCAGTAAAAATAGCTCATCTTGGTAAGTTGTTTCGACTTCACCAGGACctgaagaagaagcagaaaaacctGTGAAAACTAAGACTGTTTCTTCCAGTAATGGAGGGGAAAGTTCCAGTCGCAGCGCTGAGAAGCGATCAGCTGAAGAAGAAGCTGCAGACCTCCCAACAAAACCTACAAAGATCTCCAAGTTTGGATTTGCCATAGGTAGTCAGACGACAAAGAAAGCCTCAGCCATATCCATCAAACTTGGATCAAGTGTGAGTTGTTATTTTACCTGTATGATGTTCAAAATGGgacttaaaaatttgtttcaggAACCTGCTTATAGGGGATTATGGTAAATTGAGTCTAAAAAGGTACATTAGTGCTTGAACTTACATGTAAGTATTTAAGAAGTTACTAGCTCTGCATTCAAGAATGGTGTGGTATaattcaaaactttttttaaaaaggtttggAATAGGAGGAGGAGTAACTATATAAGcaatatatgatttataaagtAAGAGCTTAGAATTTTTCCAAATTGAGcaaaaactctgaaaaatattttcagaaagaatttgtttatttttcttatctttcaattctggtaatattaaaaataatatctgtagAAATCAGTACTAGTGAGGTATTACTTAATAAGAACTTCCTATTACTTTGGAGCTACAAATGGACATTGAGCCATGTTGTCCTATGATAGATCAACTTTtgagtctttgttttaaatataaaacttgaattaataatttttaaccgTGGAGTATCTGGAAAGTTTTGAAATACTAGATTGAAACATGAAGTTTGTAGATTTGACTATTTCTGACCTACAAAAGTGACAATTTCATATGTTCCAACCACAtagatatttaaggaaaaaagctAGCTTAGTGTATTATtgttagctttaaaaaatagttacatTCTTGTATAAGGAGAATAATCCTGAAATTATTAGGATTATTGCTTTTGAATTTATTCATATCTGTTCTGTGAAAATTAATGTTCATTTGCCAGATGCATATAGCTTTATTTGTGTGTTTGATGTTTCATTCAGAGATCTTAAAGATATAATGTGGATCAGGTTTCCGCCAGAGTCAGTGTGTTTGAGTTacacttctgattttaaaagagcTACCATTTCTCAGAACTCCTACTCCTACCCTAtgttattttgcctttattttcttcctttctttaaaaaattgattctgGACAAAAGATATACAGCTTTTTAACTTCATTACTTCATGACTTTTCTTCCTATTTGAGTGATtctttctgtttagttttttttttttaatgaagttgcATAGACCAACTGCATAAATATTTGCAGGGTTTTTTTGATAGTCATTAAACATGTATTCTCATATACACCTTCATATGGATGTTTCTTTTGATAACAGGTTTTTCTGTGGTCAGCACACCCCTAAATTAGATGTCCAAATCCCTACTTTTTCTAAATCATTAACATGATTTAGTAATTACTGATCATTTTAGGTAGGAGGATTTTGTTGATAAAGCCTATTCAGTAAACCATTtaaatctttggaaaataaaaacctgTTTTTATCAGGTAAACTTTATTATAAACAGGGTCATCTTGGGGAAGTGAGTTTTAAGATACAAAAAATAGTTGAAACTATTGCTTTTGATTATATGATATGAAAAGGCAGTTGATCAACAGGCACTTGTGTCATCTGTTGTATGTACATCAAACACCTGACACATTTAAAAGTAAAGGATATTTCTAGAGTCTCTGTGCATAATCTCcaagttaacatttttattccttcaaaagcaaacatttataaaaaagcATTTGTGTTCTAGAAGAAAGAGtgcttcattttgtttcagtAGATCAGAGAAGATTTCACTGATGAGGTGATGTTTGAGTTTAACTGTAGACAGGAGGCAAAGGGCATCTCAGATAAAAAGAATTTTGTGCAAAAGCAGTTTAGATGTGAAGCCATTCAGGAAATTGTAGTTGGAAAAGGTATCTAAATGTAGGGGTAGAAAGCCCCCCAAATAAGACCACAGAACGGAATCATAAAGGACTTACAtaatatagttttgttttatttaagttctagCAGAGCTATGGGAACAacacagattttcattttagagataatCATTCTGGTAGCATTATAGAGGATTAGAGGGAGGAAACACAGAAGGTGGGGAGATGGTATTTCTAACAGTAGTTGAGGCAAGTAATGCTAAGGGACTTGAAGTGTCAGTAGTTGATGGGAATGCAGAGGGAGATGTAGGTCTTTCAGATAGAGATTTAAGCAACAAGACTTTACAATTGAATGCaagttgaagaaaatgttttctggcTTGGTTACTTAGAACATTGTGAAACTAAAGTACCCATTGGGGCTCTAAGTGGAGCTATCCAGTAGGCGTGTTGCATCCTATTTGGGGCAGACATAGGATTTGGTAGTTAAAACTATGGGAGTGAATGGAGTTAACTAGTGAAgtacaaagaaggaaaggaaaaatcccTAAGGATGGAATCTGGGGTGTCTGTCATTTAAGGGGGGATCAGGAGGAAACAAAGAGGGAACAAAAGATCAGAGAATTAGAATAGCCTCTAAAAAGCATTGTCAGAGAAGTCAAGGTAGGACTGTTTAAAAAAGTAGCTGGTGATTAGAGTCAAAAGTGGTGCACTGGTTATTGGTGACCCTATAGAACCAAGGTCACCCAATTCTAGGTGAGAAGCCATGGGGCAATGAGAGGAAACCAGATTGCAGTTGTTTGAAGACAAAATGGATGATGAGAGGATGAAGATAGTGTGGACAACTGAACTCAGAAACTTAGGTTAGATAGAAGAGAACCACATTTATAGGCTATAGGGCAGAAAGCTAACCAGTAGAGAGATGAGTCTTGGTGTCTTTTATGTTCTCAAGGCACACtgcacttcattttttattactgtggtaaaatactactaatcattttcttttaccttttccagGTACCCCTTAGCTAAATGATACTCTATATCCTGACTAGAAAATGTTTTACAGGATGAAAATAAATGGACGTATAATTAATAGAGATAAAGCTACCCATCGataaccagatttttaaaaacaaaaaatggatttctttgaagttttttctGAGTTCCTTACTATAGGTTTctatgaaaacataaaatcaagtcttttaaaataagttatttgtaTCATTAAGCATGCCTGTATAAACATtatatgatacttttttttaacattatgtgATACTTcttaatgtgttttttcttcaGAAGCCTAAAGAAACTGTTCCAACACTTGCTCCAAAAACTCTTTCAGTAGCAGCAGCTTTTAATGAAGATGAAGATGTAAGTCAACaactagttttattttactttaaccAGTTCTTCAAGGAAGATATTAGTGGCTGATTATAGGTTGTATTAATGGTACTAgtgaattttctttgtaattctgaatagttgtgtgtgtgtgtgtgtgtgcgtgtgtgtgtgtgtgtgatgcctACAAAATCTGCatatttctattgattttattttgttgtaggattatttaaaatactgcCTTTGGGAGCAGTCAAGAATTAAATcaagggcttctgggtggctcatttggttaagtgtctgactcttgatcttggctcaggtcttgatcttaacattcatgagtttgagccccacactgggcatggagcctacttcaaaaaaagaaaaaaaaagaatcaaataaacaaatgcttATTATGAACAATAGTAGTACACATATGTGCTAGGAAATATGTAGGGTCCAaaaccagaaatttttttttttttcttaagattttatttatttatttgacagagagagatcacaagtaggcagagaggcaggcagagatagagggaagcaggctccccgcagagcagagagcccgatgtggggctcgatcccaggaccctgagatcatgacctgagccgaaggcagaggctttaacccactgagccacccaggcgcccccaaaaacagaaatttaatgCTGCTGTCTTTAATAATTCTGTAGTAGGAGTCTTCAGTGGTGACATCGTGCATGCATTCAGCTTTGAAAAGGCGGCTGTAACGTTTTCTTCTGGTATCCCCAAGAATAGCTAATAGTGCAGGTGATTCTGCTAGAAGTCTATTCAATAAGCAGGTGTTCCAGAGTGAGCATGAGTTGCTTATCTGCTGTTCCCTTAGGCAGTCCTAGATTCCTTATGCCTCTCACAGTGTCCCTCTCTTATGCTTATCAATAACATATGATGTGGAATGTTAAGCATCATTTTGActgattttttggtttctgactTTAGAAACTAACCCCCACTTAAAATGTGACCCCATTGTATAACAGTTAAGTATTAACAGAGTACATGAGCAATTGCTCCCAAAAGCAGTATGGTTAAGAATTAATACATTCTGAGGAGCATACTGTAGACTGAAGTGATTGGGAAGAATATATAGAGAAGAAATAGGAGTTGGATACCAAAACATTAGGCAGCGTTGTGACAAACCTAGGACTACTTTTATAAGCTAAGAGTTTTAAGAGCAGTAAATACATAGCAGCTGCATTTGACTGGACTGGAGATTTCGGTGGAGAAGTTTGGGCAAGGATGACTATGGAGTGATTGGAGCCCAAATCTGGTAAAGAATTACTGTGGTTATCAATGTGTTCTTTGGACTTAACTCATTTTACACATTGGAGTGATTTCTGTATGCCAGGCACAGTGAGATTATAAAGATAGATCAGACATGTTCCTCTAGGAATTCAGACTAGCAGGGCATAAaatagtacaaaataaaaatcaaaagtatcTGAAGACATAAAGTGGTATGGAAATTCAGGGAAGGAAGAGAGTCTGAGTAACTAGCTGCAACATCATGGAAAGACCATGACTACTAGACTGGCAATGGGAAGACGCGGATTCTTTTCCTGTCTTGTCTAATTACTAACCAGTAGAAAACCTGTGAGTAAGTCACTTCACCTTTGGGAGCCTTAgtttttcagctataaaatgaagaCTCAGTTtaaatcatgtatttttaaactactaCTCAGAGTTCTGGGGTTCTTTGGAAATGTCTCAGAGCTCCTGTGGTGTTAGGTGATCCCTAACAAGCATGACTCTTAGTCTACTGCCCTCTTTTTCACTCGTAGCTATTCTTTAATCTGTTTGCTACTTAGGGACCCAAATAAGATTTTATTGAGGAAAAGAGTATTTCACCCCCtcaaaaaaagtttgaaaaatacaaatctaatagtatttaatgttttctgttaTCTCTAATATTCTTAAGAGACTAGGTAGCTTTTTGGTATGTACAGAATGTATGAGGGAAGGACATTATAGGAAGaagggaacagcatatgcaaaagaAGAGAGGCTGGAAAAGCTCCTGCATCATAGTACTGGCTTTGAACACCTAACAATTTGGACATCTTTTCCCGTAACTTTATCTTCCATATATTCCTGTGAATCATGTGATGTAGTTATTCCCATTCTGCAAATGGAGAAATTAACAAATTGATGGTGAAGGATATAAACTTTAACTTGTCTCTTAGATAAAAGAATGTGTGcatggtttttcctttttctgcagaACATAGTTAAGTAACCTTGAATATATATCAGCCTAAAGTATGTTGGACAATGAGGGCatccttttaattaattttgaaatttaaaaatatatttttagttgtGGTCTCCTTAGTCTCCTTTAGTTTGGACAATTCTTGGGTCTTTCTGTTTTATGGCATTAACGTTTTTGAAAAGTTCAGGgcagttattttgtaaaatgtccctTAGATTGAATTTGtatgatgtttcctcatgattagattcattACTTACTTTGGCAGGAATACCACAGAGGTGATGCCAAGTTCTTACTGTATCATATCAGGGAGCACATGTCAATATGTCCCATTACTGACAGTGTTAACTTTGATCATTTGGTTAAAGTCATGTCTGGCAGGTTTCTGTACTTCTCAAATTACTATTTTAccttttgttattaaaatttatctttgggGATATGCTTAAAGAAtacatgggggtggggtgcctgggtggttcagtccttaggcatctgccttcggctagggtcatggtcctgggatccaaccctacatagggctccctgctcagcagaagacctgcttctccctcttccattcccactgtttgtgttccctctcttgctgtgtctctctctctctgagaaaaaaaaaaaaaagaatacgtgGGTGTTGCCTGGCCGCCTCAGTCCATAGAAcccatgactcttgatctcaggattgtgagttcaagctctgtgttgttaggtgtggagcctacttaaaatttaaaaaaaaaaaaaaaaaaattaaaaattaaaaattaaaatttatggggcgcctggctggctaagtTAGTAGAACGtgcgactcttttttttttttttaatattttatttatttatttgagagagagagagagagacagtgagagagagcatgagcgaggagaaggtcagagggagaagcagactccccgtggagctgggagcccgatgcgggactcgatcccgggactccaggatcatgacctgagccgaaggcagtcgcttaaccaactgagccacccaggcgccccagaacgtgcgactcttgatctcggtgtTGTTAAGTTTGAGCTCCaagttgggtacagagattacctagaaataaatctttaattaaaagaaagggtacgtggggcgcctgggtggctcagtgggttaaagcctctgccttcagctcaggtcctgttcccggggtcctgggatagagccccacattgggctctctgctcagcggggagcctgcttcctcctctctctctgccagcttctctgcctacttgtgatctctgtctgtcaaataaataaataaaatcttaaaaaaaaaaaaagatacgtgaaaatatataattttttaaacactcCCATGAGTGTTAGCATCCGTTGATGATTCCTACCAGAATCTGTTATTATGAATGTTTGCCAAATGatgatttttctcattgttttaccTCTTTCACATTTATTGTCTCTTCCTGTAAGGAAAAGCTTTCCCTTATTTATGTAAGTGTAGTGTAGGTTTGTGGATTCTTTATTCAATAGGCAGTAATGCCCAAATTGTCTCAGACTTGACCAGGAGAAACTCCTTTAGTCTAGATCTTAAggatactcttttttaaaagagtatttagGGGTTCCtagctggctcatttggtagaccATGCAtgtaattcttgatctcagggtcatgagttaaagcCCCATGTCAGTCGTGgtacctacttaaaaataaaaagaagctcaCCAGTAAAattcatacataaaaatagaccTATAATGAATTTAACTTATCATGTATCTTTTTAACATCTTTAGAAGTATGGAAAGAATGACCTTTAAAGATACCTTTTTagtaaaagacatttttagaagGAGCAATACCATAAAGttgttaagaatcttttttttttttttttttgacagggatagagggatcacaagtagtggggagtgtgagaggaagaagcaggcttcctgctgagctgggagcccgatggtGGGTGGGAGAAGGTGGCGGAAGGTGacggttccatctcaggaccccgagatcatgacttgagccaccctggtgccctaaGAATCTTTGCTTTGGCATCCAGCTGTGTTgctattagctttttttttttttttttcttttaaagattttttattcatttatttgagagatcacaagcaggcagagaggcaggcagagagagagggggaaagcaggctccccgctgagcagagagcccgatgagatcatgaccctagccgaaggcagaggcccaacccaccgagccacccaggcgccccgtgctaTTTATTAGCTTTTTAACTTTGGACGAATTACGCTTGTTTACctcactttaattttaaaaatgcaaatgatgaTAATTATCCTTACCCAGTAGgattattagggttttttttgtttttcttttaaagatttattagagagtgcAAATGAGCTGGCACAGCacgagtcaggggaggggcagaggaagagaatccccaAGCCAACtacaaccccaccccccagtgtggaacccaactcagggcttgattccaccaccctgagatccaaGACCCaaactgaagccaagagtcagacggATGCTCAgtgagctgagccacccagtgac encodes the following:
- the PCNP gene encoding PEST proteolytic signal-containing nuclear protein isoform X2, producing MIFEVAAPINLLSKNSSSCNGGESSSRSAEKRSAEEEAADLPTKPTKISKFGFAIGSQTTKKASAISIKLGSSKPKETVPTLAPKTLSVAAAFNEDEDSEPEEMPPEAKMRMKNIGRDTPTSAGPNSFNKGKHGFSDNQKLWERNIKSHLGNVHDQDN